From a single Sebastes umbrosus isolate fSebUmb1 chromosome 17, fSebUmb1.pri, whole genome shotgun sequence genomic region:
- the LOC119475872 gene encoding TLC domain-containing protein 5-like, with protein sequence MPVLEVICSLFGWFCLYLVFRCTFIQRGPEWNCRLVTLSHGVLISLLTAYVLFVDGPWLFTHAGTDNTVLQTFAMAVCLGYFLFDMGWCVRYHTEGPIMLAHHTASIVGILLALFMGVSGCETCGVIFGSELTNPLLQTRWFLRQLGLYNSLLGDAVDLLFILLFATVRVGVGSVMFYCELTSPRTTLIMKLGGVAMYGLAWVFMVDIARFGYKKSRAKYRRWRENHKLKEIKAQKLDGLSDKSD encoded by the exons ATGCCAGTACTGGAGGTGATCTGCAGCCTGTTTGGCTGGTTCTGTCTCTACCTGGTGTTCCGCTGTACCTTCATTCAGCGGGGACCCGAGTGGAACTGCCGGCTGGTCACGTTGTCCCACGGCGTCCTCATCTCGCTGCTGACGGCGTACGTCCTCTTCGTGGACGGACCCTGGCTTTTCACACATGCAG GTACAGACAACACTGTGCTCCAGACCTTCGCCATGGCCGTCTGCCTCGGCTACTTCCTCTTCGACATGGGCTGGTGTGTGCGCTACCACACCGAGGGTCCCATCATGCTGGCCCACCACACCGCCAGCATCGTGGGCATCCTGCTGGCTCTGTTCATGGGAGTGTCAGGCTGCGAGACCTGCGGGGTCATCTTCGGCAGCGAGCTCACCAACCCCCTGCTGCAGACCCGCTGGTTCCTCCGGCAGCTGGGCCTGTACAACAGCCTGCTGGGCGACGCCGTGGACCTGCTCTTTATCCTACTGTTCGCCACCGTGCGCGTGGGAGTGGGCTCGGTCATGTTTTACTGCGAGCTCACTTCTCCCAGGACCACGCTGATAATGAAGCTCGGTGGCGTGGCCATGTACGGACTGGCCTGGGTGTTCATGGTGGACATTGCCAGGTTTGGCTACAAGAAAAGTAGGGCGAAGTATAGAAGGTGGCGAGAAAACCACAAGCTCAAAGAAATCAAAGCACAAAAACTGGATGGACTCTCAGACAAGAGTGACTGA